From a single Dysidea avara chromosome 14, odDysAvar1.4, whole genome shotgun sequence genomic region:
- the LOC136244803 gene encoding uncharacterized protein produces MAEDDCTRSPSPMSFKRSRSSPTLCTPYRDEKSRKRVPLREQKQMSDGMLHVPARQVALFTSQSHSNGHLPLELPPKPSLTADDGSEEGASTSKYSSNALMDKWTNEELSALVDFILFHTPGEKWPAHNHSEFWTSASNFIQRRMKTNVNRSANACRSKVTRWLSKRYKTPKEAEAFYKKDDQLPRVPVLSSTTDQMKTSSAQTNQVDGCLIMEMLNQLPEESRLPLLSELFSLCVSMLFKLSVPDDFLCLAASAMVQLSSGGCTNVLYNLAKGMGTLRPDMSEPRFPINKMPMGLVEYTALFFAFDNLQQISCPLDYRQSLLTMYCNFGEKWVKLHRGPMWCVASSVEDPCSSTAQNQNTMKVLVNIPAISERSIRSTISSCTTTLDSQVQGNVLDEAAKQNPDAWWWVKADGCDIIKGLKESSRLEWSGDVDLGDGFHQDKYSNYKERLKAAEKVGLCDENVVQDLSCTLNAISKDLEFLQAELIKFNNDYSEKLQGGMQREKDLIVLAWKVKELTKLNENGRELHRSAGCLLRKIEGHDVELEDIVPSQLNKLRQKLVNFIKGVTRHQRTPATHVLVFMISTEYRRRKPYALPVQCIPYKGLTDAKIRELANKLIVEMSKRKMNVAGFTTDGEWNSLRTKGNTRPISIFQIRADARAKFARTGITKMINMITIKDTEDGCVNAVQPNHAITTELLGKIKIWYSEGATTDDVIERLRLRTVPSGYAIHSWTEGKTETRVEKLRSILAQLEYAHKIH; encoded by the exons ATGGCGGAAGACGATTGCACAAGATCTCCGAGTCCAATGAGTTTCAAGCGTTCTCGAAGTTCCCCGACACTTTGTACACCATACAGAGATGAAAAGAGTCGAAAGAGGGTTCCTTTACGCGAACAGAAACAGATGTCTGATGGCATGTTGCACGTGCCTGCAAGACAAGTGGCGCTTTTCACCAGCCAATCTCACTCAAACGGCCATTTACCCCTAGAGCTACCCCCGAAGCCATCACTGACTGCTGATGACGGATCTGAGGAAGGAGCCAGTACTTCGAAATACTCTAGCAATGCTCTTATG GACAAATGGACCAATGAAGAATTGAGTGCCTTGGTTGACTTTATTCTTTTCCACACACCCGGAGAGAAATGGCCAGCTCACAATCATTCAGAATTTTGGACAAGTGCAAGTAACTTTATTCAACGCAGAATGAAAACAAATGTTAACAGAAGTG CTAATGCCTGTCGTAGCAAAGTAACCCGGTGGCTGTCCAAgag GTACAAAACCCCAAAGGAAGCAGAAGCCTTTTATAAAAAGGATGACCAGCTACCTCGAGTGCCTGTGCTGTCTTCCACTACAGATCAAATGAAAACTTCTAGTGCACAAACGAACCAAGTTGATGGTTGCTTAATTATGGAAATGCTGAATCAATTACCTGAAGAGTCTCGCTTACCACTATTGTCTGAGCTATTTTCCTTGTGTGTTTCAATGCTATTCAAGCTCTCGGTACCTGATGACTTTTTGTGCCTAGCGGCAAGTGCTATGGTTCAGTTATCAAGTGGTGGGTGTACAAATGTTTTATATAATCTTGCAAAAGGTATGGGAACTTTGAGACCTGATATGAGTGAACCACGATTTCCGATCAACAAAATGCCTATGGGGCTTGTAGAATACACTGCATTGTTTTTTGCTTTTGATAATTTACAGCAG ATATCTTGTCCATTGGATTATCGCCAGTCGCTACTGACAATGTATTGCAATTTCGGAGAGAAATGGGTGAAGCTACATCGTGGACCTATGTGGTGTGTTGCTAGTTCAGTTGAAGACCCATGTTCCAGTACAGCACAGAACCAAAATACCATGAAG GTTCTTGTAAATATACCTGCTATTTCTGAGAGGTCCATTAGAAGTACTATATCATCATGTACAACGACATTAGATTCCCAAGTGCAG GGTAATGTACTTGATGAAGCAGCTAAGCAGAACCCTGATGCTTGGTGGTGGGTAAAAGCGGATGGTTGTGACATCATCAAGGGTTTAAAGGAATCATCCAGACTTGAGTGGAGTGGAGATGTTGACTTGGGTGATGGATTTCACCAGGATAAATATTCTAACTATAAGGAACGTCTGAAGGCAGCTGAAAAAGTTGGCTTGTGTGATGAAAATGTGGTACAAGATTTAAGTTGTACTTTGAATGCTATTagcaaggatttagagtttCTACAAGCAG AGCTAATCAAGTTTAACAACGATTACTCAGAGAAGCTACAAGGTGGTATGCAACGAGAGAAAGATTTGATTGTGTTGGCCTGGAAGGTTAAAGAATTAACTAAATTGAATGAGAATGGTAGAGAACTACATCGAAGTGCTGGTTGCTTATTAAGGAAAATTGAAGGGCATGATGTGGAACTAGAAGATATTGTTCCATCTCAATTAAACAAACTCCGTCAGAAATTAGTCAACTTCATTAAGGGTGTGACACGTCATCAGCGGACTCCAGCTACGCATGTATTAGTATTTATGATTAGCACAGAATACCGAAGGAGAAAGCCTTATGCCCTGCCTGTCCAGTGCATTCCATATAAAGGGTTGACAGATGCAAAGATCCGCGAATTGGCCAACAAATTAATTGTCGAAATGTCTAAACGAAAAATGAATGTCGCAG GGTTCACTACAGATGGGGAGTGGAACTCACTTCGGACTAAAGGGAACACAAGACCAATATCTATATTTCAAATTCGCGCTGATGCAAGAGCAAAATTTGCTCGTACAGGAATCACCAAAATGATTAACATGATTACAATTAAGG ATACAGAAGATGGGTGTGTCAATGCTGTTCAGCCAAATCATGCCATCACTACTGAATTATTAGGCAAAATCAAGATTTGGTATAGCGAAGGTGCTACTACAGATGATGTCATTGAAAGACTCAGACTACGAACAGTTCCCAGTGGCTATGCTATTCACAGCTGGACTGAAG GAAAAACTGAAACCAGGGTTGAGAAACTCCGATCGATACTGGCACAATTGGAatatgcacacaaaatacattgA